TTGCGAAAAACCCTCGGCGGTTATATCTACGCTGCCTCGGTTTACCGTGACGATTGTCCGGTCACCGTCCGGGTCGGTATCAACGCGATATCTTCCGGGACTCTGCACCGTAATCGCTCCGTTAGGAGTGTCCACCTCGACAGTATTTCCGGAGGGCAATTCATAGACGCTGATCCGCAACGTCCCTTCCTCCAGTCCAAGTTGCATGGTTTCATCATTCAGGTTAGTTACGGTGACATCGCTAGAGGCAGACATCCGCACCGCGAAGAATCCGGCTTGGAGTTCCGCCCTTCCATCCTTATCCGTGTATAAACGGTCCCCGGTCGTCACGGGAAAGTTGAGCGTAGCCTGGGCCCATTGATCCAACCCTGCCCGCAAGAAAGAAACATTACCCTTTACAACACTGAGCCGCGCAATGCGCGCCGGGGGATTGCCGGACGAATCGTCCTGACTTACGGCAGGGACGCAGGCCGCCAGCAAGGCCAGACAGGCCAATACCGCCGCGAAGTATTTCCCACTGCGGTTGCTACGAACACAAGTCCAATCTCCTCGTTGGTTCATCGAAAATCTCCTGCCCATCTCGAGGCTGAGGCTAACCGTCCGAGCCCTTGAATAACAATTGAACGAGGGAGCGACTATGAATTCAGAAATGTGGCTTAGACATTGTTCCAGCCCGGGTGACAGGAACCTGTACGACTTTGGGAGTAGCGGGCCTTCCATCGCAGAGCATGCGATCAAACCGGTTTTTCTGATTGACAGCTGCTGCTCCATCGCCGACGATGGGCCTTTCTCGGCAATAAGTACGATTCCGGTCAAAAAGTGGACCGCCACACCAGCGACTCTGGCTGCGGGGGTTGATACCATGGCAGAAAGCACCGTGCGTCAGCGCTTTGACTATTCGCTTAGCGTTGCCGAGATGGCAATTTATTCCGCGCTGGCTGTGTTGCTTTCGCTGACGATCCTCGCTGCCCTCGCCAGTGCGTGCAAGCTGCTCCTCGATAGCGTGATTCACTGGACGGTAGCAACGCAGACACTGCGAGTCCTAAACGAACTGCTCATTGTGCTGATGCTCGTCGAGATTCTGCATACCGTTCGCATCTCCATTCGCTCGCAAGTTCTGGTCACAGAGCCATTCCTCGTCGTCGGCCTAATCGCCTCGATTCGGCGCATTCTCGTAATCAGCCTGGAGATGGCCACTCTCGGCAAGGAGTTGGTATGGACGAGCGATAGCACGCAAGTTTTCCGCTCTTCCATGATTGAACTTGGTTTGCTTGGTCTGCTCGTTCTAGTCCTGGTATTTTCGATTACGCTTTTGCGGCGCTACCCTGCTGCCCATGCAAAGGACTCCTGAGTACCAACCGCGAGACTCCACCAACCCGGAAAACCGAAAAGCCGGGCTGGCTTTAGAAGCCCAACCCGGCCTGCGGGGTCGATGTTTCGCTCGCGTCAGCGCCGCTCTTGCTGCGACTGCCGCTTCAGGAACGCCGACAATCGATCCTCGAGCTTAGCGAAAACGGAGGTTGCATCTTCATTTCCCTTAAGCTGTTTTTCCAGGTTCGAGATGTCGGTGTTCAAGGCTACGTATTCCGGATCCCGGCCTGCGTAGCCGAGTTCTTTGGCTCGCTCAGTTTCCTTCTTCGCTGTTTCGACCAGCGTTTGTGCCATGGCCTTGTCGGTCCGACTCTTTGCCTTGGCTTGCTCGATCGCTTCGCGAGCCAGAACTAGCGGCAGAGGAGTAACTCGATCCACGGCCATCAGAGTGTCAAGCGCGGTCAATAGCACTTTGCTGGCCTCCAGCGGCTCCTTCTGGTCAAGCAGATGTGCAGCCTCCTGCAAAGCAGCGGGATACGTCGCCAGCGGAAGGTTGTAGGTGCGCATGCGAATCTCGCTAGTCAAAGCGTAAAGCAACACGCGCGCAGCTGGGTAGTTCTTGTCATCCACCGCCTTCGATGCATTCTTCGCAATCTCCGCAATGGCCTTGCTATCGTGTGGCGCCGCGTCAATGACTTCGACCTCAAGGCTGACAGGGATGAGCGCCGTGGCCGGATTGCGAGCCAGCAAGATGTTGATCTTGCCGGTGGCCTGCTCGATCGCCGCCAGGGCTTGGTCATTCTTATTTGCAGCGATGGCATCGATCGCCTTCTGAGTTTCGTCGATGGCGGCCTTGGCTTCCTGATCCAGATTTTTTGAAGCTTCGTCCTCTGCTTGTTTGCGCTCTTTTTCGACGTCAGGTCGCGCCTGCTGCTCAGCCTCTTGCCGTTGTTTCTGCAGGTCAGGCGGAGACTGCGTCTGGTTTTGGGTGTGCGTCGCCGCGTTAACCGTCGAATTCTCGCTAGAGTTCTTGGCTGAACTACAAGAAGCCAACGTTAAGCACAAGGCGAGCAGGATCGCGATCGCCGGAGCCAGCAAAATATTGATCACATCTTTCATAGCAACGTTCCTCCTATTCTTCTTTCTTCTTCCGGGTGTTCGGATCCCTCAGTTCCCGGTCGCGGTCCTACTTTCACTCGGCCCTGCGCCTGAAAAAAGCCGGTTCAGCCTGTCGGGAAAAGCCGAACCGGCCCTGCGGGCACAGGAGGATCATCGCGGCATCTTATCGACTGGCAATCTCGAGCTTCTGTTCCAGCTTTTCCACTTTCGCTCTGGAATCTCCATACTTTACAAATGACGAAATCATGTCCGACAGATTGTGGGCCGCATCCGCGTTCTCACTCAAGTATTGCGGATACGACGAGGTCTGAAGCGGCCGGGTCTTGTTCTCGTTGAGATGGTTGATCGCCGCGGTCGTGTTCGTGGCCAACTCCTTCAGAACCGGCAGCATACGATCGACTGCCTGCTGCTGCCACGCCGACGCCGAGTCGCGCTTTTGCTCGAGTTGTGCGGCGATGCGACCCAGCTGGTTTACGTGTTCTTTCACTGATTCCAACATCGCGGCATGAGTTTGCCAGCTCACATCCGTGCGAATCAGAGCTTCCATCTCGTCCGCATCGCGGCTCAGTTCTGCTGCTTTGTCGCGAGCGTCAGCAAGAAGTTTAGTAACCTCGGGGTTTTCCTGCTTCTGTGCCGATAGTGGCGTTGAAAACAGGAACAGCATCGATGCAATCAGGGCCCCTACCATCAATTCAGCCGCCATTTTGCGCAAAGTTTGCATGTGTTGATCTCCTTATCTTTTTCGATCTGAACGTCTCAAGACTCTTTCTTTGCTTTCTCCTCCACTTCCCGGACCGCGGCTAGAAACGAGCGGACAGTTTCAGGAGGTTGAACTTTCCCAGTCAGGATTTCTCGGGGCGGAAGCAACTTGCCGTACACGATTTTTGTGGCTTCCTGATCGGGATGCACGACGGCTCCATCGAGCGACACACCGGCGAAGACACCCCTGGCTCGTGCATAACTCAGAATTTCGGTCTCCATCTTCCAATCGGTTCCCGCAGCGGCATGTCGTCCCACCGGACCCGCGGCGGCGGATGCGTCCGCGCCAATTTGGAATTTTGCCGAGAGCAAATGATCCATCCCGCGTTGGTTCATGATCATGAGGACGTTGTCGATGCTCGCAATCCCGATCTGAGCGCCCCATCCGCCGCCTGTAATCGTGAAGAAGGCCGGCGCGCTCCATCCTCTTTCTGTATGGCAGGTCGCTACCCCCTTTCCGAACTTCGCGGCCACCACGAACCCCGCTTTGATCTGGTTGGGAATCACGGCAATGCACTTGGCGTGTTCAACAATTTCCAGCGGAATCCCTTTGTCAGGCGCGTTCATGACTTCCTGCAAAACCTCACCAGCATTCTGCAGACGCTCTTCGACTTTCGTGTTGGCTGCACTTGCCCACAAGGGTCCCGCGAAAGCAAGCATCGCGACGAGTAGTATCAGTTTGTTCATCACGGCTCCTAAACTCAGGGGCGGGCGAGGTCTCCGCCCCTGACCACGGATCCAACTC
This is a stretch of genomic DNA from Terriglobales bacterium. It encodes these proteins:
- a CDS encoding phosphate-starvation-inducible PsiE family protein, with translation MAESTVRQRFDYSLSVAEMAIYSALAVLLSLTILAALASACKLLLDSVIHWTVATQTLRVLNELLIVLMLVEILHTVRISIRSQVLVTEPFLVVGLIASIRRILVISLEMATLGKELVWTSDSTQVFRSSMIELGLLGLLVLVLVFSITLLRRYPAAHAKDS
- a CDS encoding YfdX family protein — translated: MKDVINILLAPAIAILLALCLTLASCSSAKNSSENSTVNAATHTQNQTQSPPDLQKQRQEAEQQARPDVEKERKQAEDEASKNLDQEAKAAIDETQKAIDAIAANKNDQALAAIEQATGKINILLARNPATALIPVSLEVEVIDAAPHDSKAIAEIAKNASKAVDDKNYPAARVLLYALTSEIRMRTYNLPLATYPAALQEAAHLLDQKEPLEASKVLLTALDTLMAVDRVTPLPLVLAREAIEQAKAKSRTDKAMAQTLVETAKKETERAKELGYAGRDPEYVALNTDISNLEKQLKGNEDATSVFAKLEDRLSAFLKRQSQQERR
- a CDS encoding lipid-binding SYLF domain-containing protein, with protein sequence MNKLILLVAMLAFAGPLWASAANTKVEERLQNAGEVLQEVMNAPDKGIPLEIVEHAKCIAVIPNQIKAGFVVAAKFGKGVATCHTERGWSAPAFFTITGGGWGAQIGIASIDNVLMIMNQRGMDHLLSAKFQIGADASAAAGPVGRHAAAGTDWKMETEILSYARARGVFAGVSLDGAVVHPDQEATKIVYGKLLPPREILTGKVQPPETVRSFLAAVREVEEKAKKES